The Nocardia higoensis region ATCGGGTAAAGGGGGCGTCGGAAAGTCCAGTGTCACGGTGAATCTCGCGGTCGCTCTGGCTGGGCGCGGGCTTCGGGTCGGCGTGCTCGACGCCGACGTGCACGGGCATTCGGTGCCCGCGCTGCTCGGGATCACCACCGCCCCCGCGCTCGTCGACGCGAAGATGGTGCCGCCCGTCGCTTTCGGCGTCGCCGTGATGTCGGCGGGCATGTTCGCCGAGGACAATGCCCCGCTCGCCTGGCGCGGCCCGCTGCTGCACGGGGCGCTGCGTCAGTTGGTCGCCGACGTGGCCTGGGGGGAGCCGGACGTGCTGCTGATCGACATGCCGCCGGGCACCGGCGATATCGCGCTGTCGCTGGCCCAGCTGCTCCCCGAGGCGGAGCTGCTGGTGGTGACGACGCCGCAGCGCGCGGCGGCGCGCATCGCCGAGCGCTCGGGCGCGATGGCAGCCCGGACCGGGCAGCGGGTGGCGGGCATCGTGGAGAACATGGCCTGGTACGAGGCGCCCGACGGCAGCAGACAGGAGCTCTTCGGTGCGGGCGGCGCCGCGGCGGTGAGCCACGCGCTGACCGGTCTGCTCGGTGCTCCCTGCCCGGTACTGGGGCGGATTCCCTTCGATCCGGCGGTGGGCGCGGCAGGCGACGAGGGCACGCCGATCGTGATCGCCGACCCGAGCTCGCCCGTGGCGTCGGCCTTCGACGAGTTGGCCGGCGCGCTACGAGCGGACCGTCGTGGACTGACCGGGATGTCGTTGCCGGTATCGGTGGCCACCACGGCGGGGCGTGGCGACGGATGCGGCCGGGCGTCGTCGTGCTCGCTGCCCGCGGCCGGATAATCGGACCATGACCCTGCCGCCCGGAACACCCGACCTGGAGGTCCTCGACCTGCTGGTGTCGGTGGCCGAGCTGGGCAGTCTCGGCGCGGCGGCGCGCAGGCACGGCATCACCCAGCCCGCGGCGAGTATGCGGGTCAGCGCTTTGGAGCGGCGGCTGCGATTGACACTGGTGGATCGCGGCCCGACCGGGTCGGTGCTCACCGATGCCGGCCACGCCGTCGTCGGACAGGCCAGGCGGTTGCTGGTCGCCGCGGGGGAACTGATGGCGGAGGTGGAGGGGCTGCGCGCGGTCGGCGCGGCCAAACTGCGTATCGCCGCCTCGAAAACCATTGCCGACCATCGTGTTCCGTACTGGCTGGCGGCCCTGCGGACCGATCGGCCGGAGGTGGTGGTGTCCCTCGAGGTGGAGAATTCGGCACAGGTCGCGATGCTGGTCCGCGACGGAGCCGCCGACCTCGGTTTCGTCGAGGGCCCGCATCCGCCCACCGGGTTGAGCAGCCGGGTGCTCGGTGCGGACGAACTGATTGTGGTCGTGGCCCCGGGGCATCCGTGGGCGTCCCGGGCCCGGCCGGTGACTCTGCGCGAGCTGGCGCGGACCGCGCTGCTGTGGCGCGAGCCGGGTTCGGGCACCCGGGACACCGTGTGGGATCTGCTCGCCGCGCAGGCGCCGCTCGCCGGACCCGCCGCCGAACTCGGCTCGGCGGCGGCCATCGTGGCCGCCGTGGAGTCGGGCATGGCGCCCGCGGTGCTCAGCCGGCTGATCGCCGCCCCCCATCTGGCCGCGGGGACCCTCGTGGTGGTCCGCACGGCCGAGCCGGACAAGCTCACCCGCAAGTTCCGCGCGGTGTGGCGGCGTGGCTCTCCGCCCGTCGGCGCGGCGGCGCTGCTGGTCGAGCGCGCGGGCATGCTCGAGCGCGCCGCGTCCACGCCGCCGTAACCGATGTCCGGGTCGCTGTGCGGGTGTGGACTGCCGTGGCACCGGTCCGCGGATCCTCGCGAATCGAAATATCCGCGTGAATCGGGCGTTTCCGGGTATCTCGAAGTCGTTGGCAGCGGGAAGGGGAAGGGGCGCCGGGTGCGCCGCCGAACCGTCCGCAAGAACGATGCGCGAGAGTGACATGAGAATTGGAAGTGCGATTGTTCTGATCTGGCTGGTGATCGGCGTGGTGGCTGCTGTGCAGCGGGACTACTTCGACAGCAGTGGGCCGGTCGACTGCGCCGGTTTCGGCACCATCGCGGTCACCGTGATCGCCGGGCCGCTGAACTACATGGGGGTGAACCCGAAGATCGCGAACTGCGATGTGGATGTGCCGCAACCGAGTCCGTAGTGATTCCGCGCGGTGCGGCGGCGCGGCGGGGGGCGTTCGGGGATAGTGGTGATCGAGGGCGGGGGCGTTGCCGAATCGCCCGAGTCGGAGGGATGGGCTCGGTCACATGAGAATCGGTAGTGCGATTGTCCTGATCTGGTTGTTCGTAGGCGTGGTCGCGGCAGTGCAGCGGGACTACCTCGAAGGGAGCGGGCCGAGCGATTGCGCGGGGTTCGGCACCCTCGCGGTCACCGTCATCGCCGGGCCGCTCAACTACATGGGCGTCAATCCGAAGATCGATGATTGCGAGCTGCCCGAGCTGCCCGAGATCGGGGAGCCCAGCCCGTAGTTCGGGAAACCGACAACGGCCCCGCACCTTTCCGGGTGCGGGGCCGCCGTTGCGCATCGGATCAGACGCCGACCGGTTCCTTGTTCGGCAGGCCCGCGGGCTGCTGCAGATCGCGCAACTTGGCGCCCTCCACGTCGATCTCGGGCAGGACGCGGTCCAGCCAGGCGGGCATCCACCACGACCACTTGCCCATGATCACCAGCAGCGCCGGGATCAGCACCATGCGCACCACGAAGGCGTCGAACAGCACGCCCGCGGCGAGCGCGAAGCCGAAGGACTTCACGGTGACATCGGGTTCGAGCATGAACGAGGCGAACACCGAGATCATGATGATCGCCGCCGCGGTCACCACGCGGGCGCCGTGGTGGTAACCGGAGACCACCGCCTCGGCTGGCGACTTGCCGTGCACGAACTCCTCGCGCATGCGGGTCACCAGGAACACCTGGTAGTCCATCGCCAGGCCGAACACCAAGCCGATCAACATGATCGGCAGGAAGCTGACGATCGGGTGCGGATCGGAGATCAGGCCGAAGGCGCCCTCCTGGAAGATCAGCACCGTCGCGCCGAAGGTGGCCGCCATCGAGAGCAGGAAACCCAGGGCGGCGGTCAGCGGAACCAGGATGGAACGGAACACCAGGATCAGCAGCACGAACGCCGCGCCCGCCACGATGGCCAGGTAGGGAACGATCTTGCTGAGCAGCACGTGGTCGATATCGGCGTAGATGGCGGTGGGGCCGGTGATGCCGTACTCCATGCCGTACTGCGCGTTCAGTTCGGCCTCGGCGTCGCGGGCGGAAGCGACCAGATCCTTGGTGGCCTGGTTGTTCGGGCCCGCCTTCGGCACGGCGTCGAGCATGGCGCCCGCGCCGTTCTCGCTGAGCATCGGCGTGGTCACGTAGTCCATGTCCGGGTAGCCGGCCAGCCGGTCGCGCAGCGCGTTCACGGCTTCCTCGCGCCGGTCGCCCGGCACGTTCTCCAGGTCGACGACCACGTTGAGCACGCCGTTGCTGCCCTCGCCGAAGCCTTCGGTGCGCAGCTCGTAGGCCTTGCGGACGGTGGAGTCCGTCGGCATGGCGTCCTCGCCGGGCAGGCCGAGGTTCAGGTTCGCGGCGGGAGCGGCCAGGGCACCGAGGACGATCACGCTGAGCACCACCGCGACCCACGGGGCCTTGCCGAGCAGGCGTCCGAAGCGCATGCCGTTGGTGACCGTCGAGTCGTCCTCGGGGTCGTGCTTGGCGATGAAGGGCAGCTTCGGGGTGAACAGGAAGCGGCCGAACGCGCCGAGCAGCGCGGGCATCAGGGTGATCGCGGTGATCACGGCGAACGCGGCGGCGATGGCGCCGCCCAGACCCATGAAGGTCAGGAACTGCACGCCGACGATGCTCAGACCGGCCAGCGCGATGATCACGGTCAGACCGGCGAACACGACCGCCGAGCCCGCGGTGCCCAGGGCGATGCCCGCGGCTTCCTCGGGCGAATCCTGAACGGTCAGTTCGTGTTTGTAGCGCGAGACGATGAACAGCGCGTAGTCGATGGACAGCGCGATGCCGATCATCGAGGCCAGGAAGGTGGTGAAGCTGGGGATCTCCATGAAGGAGGTGCCCAGGGTGACCACCGAGATGGCCGCGCCGAGTCCGGCGATGGCGGTGATGATCGGGACGAAGGCGGCCACGATCGCGCCGAAGCCGACGATCATGACGACCAGCGCCACGGCCATACCGATCATCTCGGCCTGACCACTCGGCTGGTTTTCCTCCTGCGCGATGCTGCCGCTGAGTTCGACGGTCAGCCCGGCCGCCCGCGCGGCGTCGGCCACGTCGTAGGCGGCCTCGCGGTTCTCGGGGGTGATGTCGGCGAAGGACTCGATGGTGAACGGCACGGCGATCACCGCCACCGTGTCCGGTGCCTCGGCGTTCAAGACGTTCAGCGGCGCCCCACTGCAGGTGGCGGGGTCGGGCGCGGTCAGGCAGCCCATCGCCTCGGCGGCCAGGATCGGGTTGGTCACCGGCTTGGCGTGGTCGACGAGGTCGAACTGCCCGAGGCGCGCGACGAAGGCGTCGACCGCGGCCCGGTTGGCGGGGTCGGTCAGCTTCTGGCCCTCGGGGGCGGCGATGACGTAGGTGCCGGTGACCGCGTCGAGCGAGAAGGCGGAGGAAGCCCCCGGGAAGTGCTTGTCGAGGATTTCGGTGGCGCGCTCGGAGGGCAGCGACGGCATGCTGAAGTCGTTGCTCATCGGCTTGCTCAGCTGCGCGCCGAGCGCACCGAGGATGCCGAGCAGGACGAGCCAGATGGGCAGCACTATCCATTTGCGGCGGAAAGCGAACTTTCCGAATCGGTACAGATAGACGGACACGAGTGGGTTCTCCTAGTGACGACTGGGACGTGCTCGTTTCATGGCTTGGCGTAGACAGCACTCGCGGGGCATTCGTCTGCCCCACCTCCACAACCGCTCCTGCCTACCGTGCGGTAGGTAGACTACCTATCAACTAAGCGGAGGAACAACCTCAGTTTTCGTGACCCGGCCAACAGGGAAGAGCCGGGGTGAGAGGATCATCGGATGGCCCAACCAGACGCAGCCGACAGCATCATCGCTGGTGGCGGCACCAAGATGGCGATTCGTGACGCCGCGGTGGAGTTGTTCGGAAGCAAAGGTTTCGAACAGACGAGCTTGCGTGAGGTCGCCGATGCGGTAGGGATCACAAAGGCATCCCTCTACTATCACTATCCCTCGAAACTGGATCTGCTGCTCGCGATCATCGACCCGGTCGTGGAGAACATCCGCGCGGTGGTCGCCGACATCGACGGATTGGCGCACGATGCCGAGAACGCGCGCCGGGTGCTGCGCGACTACCTGCGCGGCATGATCCGCCACCGCGACGCGGGCTCGATGTGCGTGCGTGACACGGTCGCGGTGTACAACGCGGTGTCCGAGCGCTACCCCGACGTCCTGGAAGCGGGCAGGGTGCTCACCGACTGGCTCGCCGGGCCGGAGGCGTCCGACGAGGCGCGAGTGCGTGCCGCCGCCGCCATCTCGGTGATCACCACCGCCCTGACAGCGCACGAATACGCCCCGGGAGCCCGCGCCGAACTGCTCGAGACCACCTTGCTCGACGCGGCGACCTCTGTGCTGAACGTTCGCGTCACCGCGTAGATTCGACGTGTCGTCGGCCGGTCTGCCGTCGAGTACGCCGATACGCCAGGGAGTCCGTCGTGCACATCACCGCGAAGGTCGACTACGCGGTGCGCACCCTGGTCGAGATCGCACGGGTATCGGCCGCGCCGATGGCCAAGGTCAAGGCCGAGACCATCGCTTCGGCCCAGAAGATCCCGCCCAAGGTGCTCGAGGCGGTACTGGCCGAACTGCGCCGCGCCGACCTGGTGACCAGCAGGCGCGGGCCCGACGGCGGGTACCGGCTGGCCCGGCCCGCCGCCGAGATCTCCATCGCCGATGTCATCCGGGCTGTCGAGAGCCCGCTGGCCTCGGTCCGTGGCGAGCGCCCCGAGGACGTGCACTACGAGGGAGCGGCCGCGCCACTGCAACGGGTGTGGATCGCGCTGCGGGTGAACATCCGGGCGGTGCTCGAGAATGTCTCGATCGAGCAGGTGGCCACCGATCGGCTGCCGGAATTCGTCGGCGCGCTCACCGCCGACCCGGGGGCCTGGTCGCGCCGGTGAGCCGCGCGTGCCGCGCGTGGTGAACCGCACGCCGAGCACGAGATGAACTCCGTGCGCGCGGCGCGACTCCGCGTGAAACGCGCGGCTGAGCTCTGTGCGAAACGTAGGGGCGAGGGCGTCGTTTTGGCGGTAGCCTCCCTCACATCATGTTGATCAGTCTGCTCAGGACGTTTCTGTCCCCCTACCGCGCACAGCTGGCGGGGGTCGTCGCGCTCCAGCTGGTATCGGTCATCGCCATGCTCTATCTGCCCAGTCTGAACGCCGATCTCATCGACAACGGCGTGACCAAGGGCGATATCGGCTACATCTGGGACACCGGCCTGTGGATGCTGGCGGTGACGCTGGTGCAGATCGTGGCCTCGGCCTCCTCGGTGTTCCTCGGCGCGCAGGCGGCCATGAGCGCGGGCCGCGATCTGCGCGCCGCGCTGGTGCACCGGGTCGGCACCTTCTCCGCCCGCGAGGTCGGCATGTTCGGCGCGCCCTCGCTGATCACCCGCAACACCAACGACGTGCAGCAGGTGCAGTTGCTGGTCGTGATGTCGGTGACGGTGCTGGTGATGGCCCCGATCATGTGCGTCGGCGGCATCGTGATGGCGATCCGCGAGGACATGAAGCTGTCCTGGCTGCTGTTGATCGCGGTGCCCGCCCTTGCCCTGGCCATGGGATTCGTGGTCGTGAAGCTGGTGCCAGGCTTCCGCGCGGTGCAGGAACGCATCGACGCGGTCAACCGGGTGCTGCGCGAGCAGATCACCGGTATCCGGGTGGTGCGGGCGTTCGTGCGCGAACGCCAGGAGATCTGGCGTTTCAGCCTGGCCAACAGCGATCTCACCGAGGCATCGCTGCGGGTCGGCAGGTTGATGGCGCTGATGTTCCCGGCCGTGCTGCTGATCAGCAACCTCACCACCGTCGGCGTCATCTGGTTCGGCGGGCA contains the following coding sequences:
- a CDS encoding LysR family transcriptional regulator, producing MTLPPGTPDLEVLDLLVSVAELGSLGAAARRHGITQPAASMRVSALERRLRLTLVDRGPTGSVLTDAGHAVVGQARRLLVAAGELMAEVEGLRAVGAAKLRIAASKTIADHRVPYWLAALRTDRPEVVVSLEVENSAQVAMLVRDGAADLGFVEGPHPPTGLSSRVLGADELIVVVAPGHPWASRARPVTLRELARTALLWREPGSGTRDTVWDLLAAQAPLAGPAAELGSAAAIVAAVESGMAPAVLSRLIAAPHLAAGTLVVVRTAEPDKLTRKFRAVWRRGSPPVGAAALLVERAGMLERAASTPP
- a CDS encoding Mrp/NBP35 family ATP-binding protein; amino-acid sequence: MTAARVYCVVSGKGGVGKSSVTVNLAVALAGRGLRVGVLDADVHGHSVPALLGITTAPALVDAKMVPPVAFGVAVMSAGMFAEDNAPLAWRGPLLHGALRQLVADVAWGEPDVLLIDMPPGTGDIALSLAQLLPEAELLVVTTPQRAAARIAERSGAMAARTGQRVAGIVENMAWYEAPDGSRQELFGAGGAAAVSHALTGLLGAPCPVLGRIPFDPAVGAAGDEGTPIVIADPSSPVASAFDELAGALRADRRGLTGMSLPVSVATTAGRGDGCGRASSCSLPAAG
- a CDS encoding MMPL family transporter, whose amino-acid sequence is MSVYLYRFGKFAFRRKWIVLPIWLVLLGILGALGAQLSKPMSNDFSMPSLPSERATEILDKHFPGASSAFSLDAVTGTYVIAAPEGQKLTDPANRAAVDAFVARLGQFDLVDHAKPVTNPILAAEAMGCLTAPDPATCSGAPLNVLNAEAPDTVAVIAVPFTIESFADITPENREAAYDVADAARAAGLTVELSGSIAQEENQPSGQAEMIGMAVALVVMIVGFGAIVAAFVPIITAIAGLGAAISVVTLGTSFMEIPSFTTFLASMIGIALSIDYALFIVSRYKHELTVQDSPEEAAGIALGTAGSAVVFAGLTVIIALAGLSIVGVQFLTFMGLGGAIAAAFAVITAITLMPALLGAFGRFLFTPKLPFIAKHDPEDDSTVTNGMRFGRLLGKAPWVAVVLSVIVLGALAAPAANLNLGLPGEDAMPTDSTVRKAYELRTEGFGEGSNGVLNVVVDLENVPGDRREEAVNALRDRLAGYPDMDYVTTPMLSENGAGAMLDAVPKAGPNNQATKDLVASARDAEAELNAQYGMEYGITGPTAIYADIDHVLLSKIVPYLAIVAGAAFVLLILVFRSILVPLTAALGFLLSMAATFGATVLIFQEGAFGLISDPHPIVSFLPIMLIGLVFGLAMDYQVFLVTRMREEFVHGKSPAEAVVSGYHHGARVVTAAAIIMISVFASFMLEPDVTVKSFGFALAAGVLFDAFVVRMVLIPALLVIMGKWSWWMPAWLDRVLPEIDVEGAKLRDLQQPAGLPNKEPVGV
- a CDS encoding TetR/AcrR family transcriptional regulator — encoded protein: MAQPDAADSIIAGGGTKMAIRDAAVELFGSKGFEQTSLREVADAVGITKASLYYHYPSKLDLLLAIIDPVVENIRAVVADIDGLAHDAENARRVLRDYLRGMIRHRDAGSMCVRDTVAVYNAVSERYPDVLEAGRVLTDWLAGPEASDEARVRAAAAISVITTALTAHEYAPGARAELLETTLLDAATSVLNVRVTA
- a CDS encoding RrF2 family transcriptional regulator — protein: MHITAKVDYAVRTLVEIARVSAAPMAKVKAETIASAQKIPPKVLEAVLAELRRADLVTSRRGPDGGYRLARPAAEISIADVIRAVESPLASVRGERPEDVHYEGAAAPLQRVWIALRVNIRAVLENVSIEQVATDRLPEFVGALTADPGAWSRR